atatacaaaacacaaacaatatgtCAATTCAAATGCAAGTTACTGAATCATGCTAAATATACACTCACCGTCCACTTTATTAGGTACAGCTGTTCAACTGCTCCTTAATGCAAATATCTAATGAGCCTATCACATGGCAGCATCTCAATGCATTTAGGCATGTAGACATGGTCAGGACGATTTTCTGAGGTTCAAACCGCACATCAGAATGGGGAAGAAAGTTGATTTTAGTGAGTTTGAGGATAAGGATAAGGCGCTATCAACCCGGTACTAGTAAGGTGTACCTAATAAAGTGGCTGATGAGTGTAATTATTAATGGAGTAATTTGCATCACTAATGAGCTATAAACAATAAATGATTGATAAAAGAACAATTCACCTTTTTGGAGAAAAATGTCCAGATTGATACCCGagggttaataaaaaaaaaaaaacagaatataaaacacacaaacaatatgTGATGATCTGTTGAGAATAGATGAAGgttgaatgaatggatggagaaTTGGAACATTCCGTACATGGGACAGGACCTGACCGCTAGGCCAACAACGGCTCTACTTCAACAGTTGTCATCTTTTTGAAGGCTTTCAATAACTTTTTAATCCACACACTCTTTGGATCCATACAGATTTCCCTGCCCTCTTTAGTTACTATTCTGGAGAGAAAATATCAAAAGATCTCTGTTAGTAACagttacatgtgtgtgtttcaggacgTTGTGCAATGTAAGCTTCACtaaagcacattttctttttaatgaattaCAAACTCTACTTACATGATTGCATGTATGGGGCACTGAAGAGGCTTTTGTACCAATACATGCTTAATCCTTGAGACAGGAATCCGCGATAATGAAGTTCTGAAGCAGCACTTGACCACTAGATAAAATTAGTTATTACTGTTATTAATATAAGTGAAGGttaaacaaacatcaaacagcTAATGCTGAAGCCAAAAACTTGAAGCAGAGTACACGGAAGTAGCTTTTAGAGGTGAAGAAATAAAATTGATGTTGACAACGACTCACCAGGCGGTCTAGCTCTCTCTTCTGGTCTGTTCTGATTGTCCTGCGGAGGGACAGGAGCAGTTGAACGATGGGTGTTTGTAAAAAGAGAAGCTGCTGAGGTGCTGCTTTCAGTCATCCCAGAGTCTGTGGTGACTTCTGAGGAAGTTGCTCCCAGAGTATCAGGAGTGGCTGGAGTCGTCTCATCCAAGTCTCTATATGGAAGCAAAGAAATATGTGACATCATTGCAGTATagggcttttttttaacacccaaAAAACTCCAGAACTTACGGAGCGAGCAGACCAATTAAAGCTTCTAGATCCATGCAGACCTCCATGTTGGTATATGTCTTGCTTTTCCAACACAGACGAacggaaacacaagaacaaaaaaagattaatgttaccatacacacacacaaaataaatacattaatacaAATAAACTACGCCCCTGAATAATCGTTTTTAATTGAAGGATTTTTGATGTGGCCGAtagtggccaatcagatttgaAGGGGGGCTCATGCCGACCCAGGCCGcccccctctggacacgcccctggctATAAGCATTGTCACACACTGTTTCAAACAGAATAACAGAGCTACTAATTCAGAGAACAAATAATATTAACTGACTTACATTATCTTGGGCTCACATCCTGGTGCAAGAGGTCTGACGTCTACACTCACAAACTCTGAatctttttgtaacatttttgtgttgttgcaaTGACAGTTTTGTGGATTTCTGGTCTTCTCGGAAGCACTTCGATGTAATGTCGAGTTGCTCTTCGTGGCTGCTGTGAAAAAATGAACGTAAGCAAGTGGACCAGAGTGCTTGACAACGAGCAAACTACCTGTTCATCCAATCTCAGTAAACACGGTTGTACCCCCAGCTCAAGAAATACAGCAGTTTAATGTCCATCTCTGTACCTCTCTCAAGTGTCAATTTGCAGTGTCATTGTGGACTCCCTGGACTCAAtttagcacttttcaaaacattcTGGCTAAGATCGTTCTGCAAGACATGAGATTCTGAACATAAAGCAATAATAAAATTCAGTTTAAGTTTCAAATGTGTCCCAGTTGGGTCAGGCTAAGGAAGAAGTTGAGTTGGTAACTTTTAAAATGGATTAAATTAGTAGCCCAGAAATGAcattacattttgttaaaaCGGCAGCTCTTACACCGTGTCCTAAGAACACGTGAGCGTTATATGTCTCGTTCTGTCCAAACTGCATGCGTTAAATATTGAATTCTATGCTCTGTAAATGTTAGTATCCCTCCTTGCAAAGGGAatgacatctagtgcttttgtaCTGAAGGTGAACAAAGCGAGCGGCGAGCATCGGAGTGAAAACGGCGCGccgcgtgctgttaggacacgtgTTAGCTGATgtatatttttcaaatatattttatcttgttttattttttatattttttacatttcttattcTGGCAatccttgctctttgctgctgtgacAATGTAAATGTatccgttgtgggataaataaagaaGTATCTTATCTTATGATGCTATAGAGGGGTGTCTGAAGTGTTTAATTTTGTAGCCTCCGCCTCGTCATAACAGAAAAAACTCTGCCTTCCATGAATgcatttattatttgaataataCTCACTACTTTCTCTGCAATACACTATCCAGCTGTGCAGGATGAATACATGATTTTGAagtaactttcagtcaacttttacaataaaaaaacaaaaacacatacagtatgaaaGGGTTATCAAATGTGTTGTTCAACCTTTGAAATACGG
This portion of the Labrus bergylta chromosome 22, fLabBer1.1, whole genome shotgun sequence genome encodes:
- the LOC109998144 gene encoding uncharacterized protein isoform X2; this translates as MHWTAKITVALLNVAWIFFFLQADPFSVFVERRSSAEEMLFGEFCLHLQSDTNPTSTPHSAIDTSDKTNDTNTTAEATKSNSTLHRSASEKTRNPQNCHCNNTKMLQKDSEFVSVDVRPLAPGCEPKIIKTYTNMEVCMDLEALIGLLAPDLDETTPATPDTLGATSSEVTTDSGMTESSTSAASLFTNTHRSTAPVPPQDNQNRPEERARPPVVKCCFRTSLSRIPVSRIKHVLVQKPLQCPIHAIIIVTKEGREICMDPKSVWIKKLLKAFKKMTTVEVEPLLA
- the LOC109998144 gene encoding uncharacterized protein isoform X1 codes for the protein MHWTAKITVALLNVAWIFFFLQADPFSVFVERRSSAEEMLFGEFCLHLQSDTNPTSTPHSAIDTSDKTNDTNTTAEAATKSNSTLHRSASEKTRNPQNCHCNNTKMLQKDSEFVSVDVRPLAPGCEPKIIKTYTNMEVCMDLEALIGLLAPDLDETTPATPDTLGATSSEVTTDSGMTESSTSAASLFTNTHRSTAPVPPQDNQNRPEERARPPVVKCCFRTSLSRIPVSRIKHVLVQKPLQCPIHAIIIVTKEGREICMDPKSVWIKKLLKAFKKMTTVEVEPLLA